In Streptosporangiales bacterium, the following proteins share a genomic window:
- a CDS encoding ATP-binding cassette domain-containing protein gives MPELTVKNLAKRFAATKALDDITFTVKDGEFFTLLGPSGCGKSTTLMSIAGLERPDAGSIAAGDTVFVDTEKNTNLPPEERNLGMVFQSYALWPHMTVAANLEMPLKLRKIPKAERDRLIKDALVQVGLDGYADRYPHQMSGGQQQRVALARAIVYSPTVLLLDEPLSNLDAKLRERARTWLKDLQQKVGITTVYVTHDQVEALTLSDRIAVMSEGEMLQVGTPEDIYEWPSSPEVADFVGRCNFFPATVVRSADGHVDVRMGSGDATLRVSSDQSFDADAAVTLGMRAERLRVRPAGETVPDGANVLPVRLVKRSFAGSRYEYEVTFGDRRVVVETDDAVDGDELLLDVPSTGVYVFAGTFTGSGAARTQDEDGE, from the coding sequence ATGCCTGAGCTCACCGTCAAGAACCTCGCCAAGCGGTTCGCCGCGACCAAGGCACTCGACGACATCACGTTCACGGTGAAGGACGGCGAGTTCTTCACGTTGCTCGGACCCAGCGGGTGCGGCAAGTCGACGACGCTGATGAGCATCGCCGGCCTCGAGCGCCCGGACGCCGGGTCGATCGCCGCCGGCGACACCGTGTTCGTCGACACCGAGAAGAACACCAACCTGCCGCCGGAGGAGCGCAACCTCGGCATGGTGTTCCAGTCGTACGCGCTCTGGCCGCACATGACCGTCGCGGCCAACCTCGAGATGCCGCTCAAGCTGCGGAAGATCCCGAAGGCCGAGCGCGACCGGCTGATCAAGGACGCCCTCGTCCAGGTGGGCCTCGACGGGTACGCCGACCGCTACCCGCACCAGATGTCCGGTGGCCAGCAGCAGCGTGTCGCGCTCGCCCGCGCGATCGTGTACTCGCCGACCGTCCTGCTGCTCGACGAGCCGCTGTCGAACCTCGACGCCAAGCTCAGGGAGCGGGCGCGCACCTGGCTCAAGGACCTCCAGCAGAAGGTGGGCATCACCACCGTCTACGTCACCCACGACCAGGTGGAGGCACTGACGCTGAGCGACCGGATCGCCGTGATGAGCGAGGGCGAGATGCTGCAGGTCGGCACGCCCGAGGACATCTACGAGTGGCCGAGCAGCCCCGAGGTCGCCGATTTCGTCGGGCGCTGCAACTTCTTCCCCGCCACCGTGGTCCGATCCGCCGACGGGCACGTCGACGTCCGCATGGGGTCGGGTGATGCGACGCTTCGCGTATCCTCGGACCAGAGTTTCGACGCCGATGCCGCCGTCACCCTCGGGATGCGTGCCGAGCGGCTGCGCGTGCGTCCGGCCGGCGAGACCGTCCCCGACGGCGCCAACGTCCTGCCGGTACGGCTGGTCAAGAGGTCGTTCGCCGGCAGCCGGTACGAGTACGAGGTCACGTTCGGCGACCGGCGCGTGGTGGTGGAGACCGACGACGCGGTGGACGGCGACGAGCTGTTGCTCGACGTCCCCTCGACCGGTGTCTACGTCTTCGCCGGCACGTTCACCGGATCCGGTGCGGCGAGGACCCAGGACGAGGACGGTGAATGA
- a CDS encoding CoA transferase: MTATTLPLDGVRVLDLSRLVAGNQLSMLLGDFGADVVKVEQPGKGDSLRAWRVAGQEVHWKVYGRNKRSITLDLKHPRLRELLLRLVDDAQVFVESFKPGTLERLDLAPAELLARNPRLVVVRVSGWGQSGSMFERPGFGTLVEAMSGLAAMNGFEDREPVLPPGALADMVAGTYGAFAVTMALRHAEASGAGQVIDLSLFEPLFSVLGPMAAVHALTGDVPKRTGSRSRTSAPRNVYPSSDGGYVALSGSTQVMTERLFRAIGRPDLVDDPRFADNTARLAHIEELDAIVGGYFAQHTLEDNVAHMHEAGVTVAPVSTIDQLVDSEFFRTRGVLVDGPDAYGPDPVPMHAVVPRLGLTPGEVRLPAPRLGQHNEDILRPLVDEDEWKRMVTEGVIDA; the protein is encoded by the coding sequence ATGACGGCGACCACATTGCCGCTGGACGGTGTACGGGTTCTCGACCTGAGCCGGCTTGTCGCGGGGAACCAGCTCAGCATGCTGCTCGGCGACTTCGGCGCCGACGTCGTCAAGGTGGAGCAACCCGGGAAGGGTGACTCGCTGCGGGCCTGGCGGGTGGCCGGCCAGGAGGTGCACTGGAAGGTCTACGGGCGCAACAAGCGCAGCATCACGCTCGACCTCAAGCACCCGCGGCTGCGTGAGCTGCTGCTGCGCCTCGTCGACGACGCGCAGGTCTTCGTCGAGAGCTTCAAGCCGGGCACGCTCGAGCGGCTCGACCTGGCGCCGGCCGAGCTGTTGGCGCGCAACCCGCGCCTGGTCGTCGTCCGGGTCTCCGGGTGGGGGCAGTCGGGGTCGATGTTCGAACGTCCCGGGTTCGGCACCCTCGTCGAGGCGATGAGCGGTCTCGCGGCGATGAACGGGTTCGAGGACCGCGAACCGGTGCTCCCGCCGGGGGCGCTGGCCGACATGGTCGCCGGGACGTACGGCGCGTTCGCCGTGACGATGGCGTTGCGGCACGCGGAGGCGAGCGGCGCAGGACAGGTCATCGACCTGTCGCTGTTCGAGCCGCTGTTCTCGGTACTCGGCCCGATGGCCGCCGTGCACGCGCTCACCGGCGACGTACCGAAGCGCACGGGCAGCAGGTCGCGGACGTCGGCGCCGCGCAACGTGTACCCCAGCAGCGACGGCGGGTACGTCGCGCTGTCCGGCTCGACGCAGGTGATGACCGAGCGGCTGTTCCGCGCCATCGGTCGTCCCGATCTCGTCGACGACCCGAGGTTCGCCGACAACACCGCGCGGTTGGCGCACATCGAGGAGCTCGACGCCATCGTCGGCGGCTACTTCGCGCAGCACACGCTGGAGGACAACGTCGCGCACATGCACGAGGCCGGGGTCACCGTCGCGCCGGTGAGCACCATCGACCAGCTCGTCGACAGCGAGTTCTTCCGCACCCGCGGTGTGCTCGTCGACGGGCCCGACGCGTACGGACCCGATCCGGTGCCCATGCACGCGGTCGTCCCGCGGCTCGGCCTCACCCCCGGTGAGGTCAGGCTGCCGGCACCGCGACTCGGGCAGCACAACGAGGACATCCTCAGGCCGCTCGTCGACGAGGACGAGTGGAAGCGGATGGTGACGGAAGGTGTGATCGACGCGTGA
- a CDS encoding CoA ester lyase: MSPGATPTPPVWRSLLYVPVNQRRFVDKAHTRGADAIQLDLEDSIAPAEKDEARTKLPDAVDRVAAHGIDVVVRINRPWRIAVRDVEVAVRPGVRALALPKIASADHVRMLDEIVTEVEAQAGMAPGSVGFIAMVETADALFKVREIAGAGPRVWALTLGSEDLATSLGIEPHPDLLSSHKMSLIAAARAAGVWPLGLVGTLADFKDLDGFRAIARHSRRAGCVGASAIHPVQVPILNEEFSPDPEAVARARRLVSAYQDAHARGVGAIEFEGGMIDEPLAERARALIRLHEAVAARG, translated from the coding sequence GTGAGCCCAGGTGCGACTCCAACCCCGCCGGTGTGGCGGTCCCTGCTGTACGTCCCCGTCAACCAGCGACGCTTCGTCGACAAGGCGCACACGCGTGGCGCGGATGCGATCCAGCTCGACCTCGAGGACAGCATCGCCCCGGCCGAGAAGGACGAGGCGCGCACGAAGCTCCCCGACGCGGTCGACCGTGTGGCCGCGCACGGCATCGACGTCGTGGTGCGGATCAACCGCCCGTGGCGGATCGCCGTACGCGACGTCGAGGTCGCCGTCCGTCCCGGCGTCCGCGCCCTCGCCCTGCCCAAGATCGCCTCGGCCGACCACGTCCGCATGCTCGACGAGATCGTGACCGAGGTCGAGGCGCAGGCGGGCATGGCCCCGGGCTCGGTCGGCTTCATCGCGATGGTCGAGACGGCCGACGCGCTCTTCAAGGTGCGGGAGATCGCGGGCGCGGGGCCACGGGTGTGGGCCCTGACGCTCGGCAGCGAGGACCTCGCCACGTCACTCGGCATCGAGCCGCATCCCGACCTGCTGTCCAGCCACAAGATGTCGCTCATCGCCGCCGCCCGCGCCGCCGGTGTCTGGCCGCTCGGACTCGTCGGCACGCTCGCGGACTTCAAGGACCTCGACGGGTTCCGCGCGATCGCGCGTCACTCCCGTCGGGCGGGCTGTGTCGGCGCGAGCGCGATCCATCCGGTCCAGGTGCCGATCCTCAACGAGGAGTTCAGCCCCGACCCGGAGGCAGTCGCCCGGGCGCGGCGCCTCGTCAGCGCGTACCAGGACGCTCATGCGCGCGGGGTGGGAGCGATCGAGTTCGAGGGCGGCATGATCGACGAGCCCCTCGCCGAGCGTGCCCGTGCCCTCATCCGCCTGCACGAGGCCGTCGCCGCGCGCGGCTAG
- a CDS encoding bifunctional 2-methylcitrate dehydratase/aconitate hydratase, with amino-acid sequence MNAPVTRPAPDPLLRTVADYVADTTIGGGLALRTARASLVDALGCGFLALRYPECAKLIGPVVPGTVVPGGVPVPGTSYVLDPVKAAFDIGTMVRWLDYNDTWLAAEWGHPSDNVGAILAAAAYASHTRLASGRQPLTMRDVLAATVKAHEIQGVLALDTSLNRRGIDHVLYVRLASAAVATSLLGGDRDQIADAVSHALCDGGTLRAYRHAPNAGPRKSWAAGDATSRGVRLAMLVLAGEIGYPAALTTPTWGFHDVVLGGAELTLARPLGTYVMENVLFKISYPAEFHAQTALEAAVTLHPEVAPRLAEIERVEIRTHESAIRIIDKTGPLHNPADRDHCLQYIVATALLHGTVTADHYEDAAAADPRIDALRDRMTVTENPAYTRDYLDPDKRSIANAVRVVFADGSATRTVAVEYPLGHRVRRAEGIPLLERKFRDNVATRFPRRRATGIVDQCLDQDAFEALTVPQFMALVAG; translated from the coding sequence ATGAACGCCCCCGTCACCCGCCCCGCTCCCGATCCCTTGCTGCGGACCGTCGCCGACTACGTCGCCGACACGACCATCGGCGGCGGGCTCGCGCTGCGGACCGCGCGCGCCAGCCTGGTCGACGCACTCGGTTGCGGGTTCCTCGCCCTGCGCTATCCCGAGTGCGCGAAGCTGATCGGTCCCGTCGTCCCCGGCACGGTGGTGCCCGGCGGCGTCCCGGTGCCCGGCACCTCGTACGTGCTCGACCCCGTCAAGGCGGCGTTCGACATCGGCACGATGGTCCGCTGGCTCGACTACAACGACACCTGGCTGGCCGCCGAGTGGGGCCACCCGTCGGACAACGTGGGCGCGATCCTGGCCGCCGCCGCGTACGCCTCGCACACCCGCCTGGCGAGCGGCCGGCAGCCGCTGACCATGCGCGACGTGCTCGCCGCGACCGTGAAAGCGCACGAGATCCAGGGCGTGCTGGCCCTCGACACCTCGCTCAACCGGCGCGGCATCGACCACGTGCTCTACGTACGGCTCGCGTCGGCCGCCGTGGCCACCTCGCTGCTCGGCGGCGACCGCGACCAGATCGCCGACGCGGTCTCGCACGCACTCTGCGACGGTGGCACGCTGCGCGCCTACCGGCACGCGCCAAACGCCGGTCCGCGCAAGTCGTGGGCGGCGGGCGACGCCACCAGCCGCGGCGTGCGGCTGGCGATGCTCGTCCTCGCCGGCGAGATAGGCTACCCGGCAGCGCTCACGACACCCACCTGGGGCTTCCACGACGTCGTCCTCGGCGGTGCGGAGCTCACCCTCGCGCGGCCGCTCGGCACGTACGTCATGGAGAACGTCCTGTTCAAGATCTCCTACCCCGCGGAGTTCCACGCGCAGACCGCGCTCGAGGCGGCCGTCACCCTGCACCCCGAGGTCGCTCCGCGGCTGGCCGAGATCGAGCGGGTGGAGATCCGCACCCACGAGTCGGCGATCCGCATCATCGACAAGACCGGGCCGCTGCACAATCCCGCCGACCGCGACCACTGCCTGCAGTACATCGTGGCGACCGCGCTGCTGCACGGCACGGTGACCGCCGACCACTACGAGGACGCAGCCGCCGCCGACCCGCGCATCGACGCGCTCCGTGACCGGATGACCGTCACCGAGAACCCCGCCTACACGCGCGACTACCTCGACCCCGACAAGCGGTCGATCGCGAACGCCGTCCGCGTCGTCTTCGCCGACGGCTCGGCCACCAGGACCGTCGCCGTCGAGTACCCCCTCGGCCACCGGGTGCGCCGCGCCGAGGGCATCCCACTGCTGGAACGGAAGTTCCGCGACAACGTCGCCACCCGGTTCCCGCGGCGGCGCGCGACCGGGATCGTCGACCAGTGCCTCGACCAGGACGCGTTCGAGGCGCTGACGGTCCCGCAGTTCATGGCGCTGGTGGCCGGCTGA
- a CDS encoding metalloregulator ArsR/SmtB family transcription factor: MLPGVPIIVVLEGAADDRCVVRLSPIAELSAALHALNEIDHHPRSRQWADAVAGAVDRDLLERAAAWAPLWGSLRARFLLPLDDRTDRTLDKELADVEALGVAHLVAMCAEAIVDRDRTLRYDRLSRDATVVRQFLDRAAHLSPERLALAKRLVDDPVSLRHDLVAFLRAFASTGFEREWRSLESALRQDARRRCHDLERRGLGVIADLTTTAHEHARPRRIVFDKLYDGTAKVADQVCLLVPSVHVRPHVTIKHNAGLPIVIQYAVGGTDDVSYDVVRKRMLTLSDPIRIRMCRWILREPHTTSDLARRMGMSEPQVSRHLRRLREAGLVRTRREGRLVFYTLDAESIQRLGGDLLDALRR; the protein is encoded by the coding sequence ATGCTCCCGGGTGTGCCGATCATCGTGGTGCTCGAGGGGGCGGCAGACGATCGCTGCGTCGTCCGGCTGTCGCCGATCGCCGAGCTGTCTGCGGCGTTGCACGCGCTGAACGAGATCGACCACCATCCGCGCAGCCGTCAATGGGCGGACGCGGTCGCCGGCGCCGTCGACCGTGATCTCCTCGAACGCGCGGCCGCGTGGGCGCCGCTGTGGGGATCATTGCGGGCGCGCTTCCTGCTCCCGCTGGACGACCGCACCGATCGCACGCTCGACAAGGAGCTCGCCGACGTCGAGGCGCTGGGCGTCGCGCACCTCGTCGCCATGTGCGCCGAGGCCATCGTGGACCGCGACCGGACTCTCAGGTACGACCGGCTGAGCCGCGACGCGACGGTGGTGCGGCAGTTCCTCGACCGTGCGGCTCACCTCTCGCCCGAACGGCTCGCGCTCGCCAAGCGGCTGGTCGACGACCCGGTGTCCCTGCGCCACGACCTCGTCGCGTTCCTGCGCGCGTTCGCGTCGACCGGGTTCGAGCGCGAGTGGCGCTCGCTGGAGTCGGCGCTGCGCCAGGACGCACGACGGCGCTGCCACGACCTCGAGCGGCGCGGCCTGGGCGTCATCGCGGACCTGACGACCACGGCACACGAGCACGCGCGTCCGCGCCGGATCGTCTTCGACAAGCTGTACGACGGCACCGCCAAGGTCGCCGACCAGGTCTGCCTGCTCGTGCCGTCGGTCCACGTGCGCCCCCACGTGACCATCAAGCACAACGCCGGGCTGCCGATCGTCATCCAGTACGCCGTCGGCGGGACGGACGACGTCTCGTACGACGTGGTCAGGAAGCGGATGCTGACGCTCAGCGACCCGATCCGCATCCGGATGTGCCGGTGGATCCTGCGCGAACCGCACACCACGAGCGACCTCGCCCGCCGGATGGGGATGTCGGAACCGCAGGTCTCCCGGCACCTCAGGCGGCTGCGCGAAGCCGGGCTCGTCCGGACGAGGCGGGAGGGACGGCTGGTGTTCTACACCCTCGACGCCGAGTCGATCCAGCGGCTCGGCGGCGATCTCCTCGACGCCCTGCGCCGCTGA
- a CDS encoding helix-turn-helix domain-containing protein, which yields MSASGGPPSSASLRRDLEILDVLASDECRRRGGLGVVRIAERLGRENSQVSRALRALAEAGMVERDPHTLDYRLGWRLYSYAARTFEARLVHVAAPFVRRLVAAVQETAHLCVYRGNQVLTLWSEPAPHAYRASSVWDGLSVPLLSAVAGRVLLSDWEPAVLRKWFGDGAVLSSVERPRVRTVDELVTELAVIKQRGYALAREEFEIGVVSCSAPVKDSRGRVLAALTISAPSPRLGDRLDQAGRLTARCAGDIARALLRDGATPR from the coding sequence ATGTCTGCCTCCGGTGGTCCGCCAAGCTCCGCGAGCCTGCGCCGCGACCTCGAGATCCTCGACGTGCTCGCCAGCGACGAGTGCCGCAGGCGCGGCGGGCTGGGCGTCGTCCGGATCGCCGAGCGGCTGGGCAGGGAGAACAGCCAGGTGTCGCGGGCCTTGCGGGCACTCGCCGAGGCCGGGATGGTCGAGCGCGACCCGCACACCCTCGACTACCGGCTCGGCTGGCGCCTGTACTCGTACGCGGCCAGGACCTTCGAGGCGCGCCTGGTGCACGTCGCCGCGCCGTTCGTCCGGCGGCTCGTGGCGGCGGTGCAGGAGACCGCGCACCTGTGCGTGTACCGCGGGAACCAGGTCCTCACCCTGTGGAGCGAGCCCGCGCCGCACGCGTACCGCGCCTCGAGCGTGTGGGACGGCCTCTCCGTCCCGCTGCTGTCGGCCGTCGCGGGGCGCGTGCTCCTGAGCGACTGGGAGCCAGCCGTGCTGCGGAAGTGGTTCGGCGACGGTGCCGTCCTGTCGTCCGTCGAACGCCCGCGCGTCCGTACCGTCGACGAGCTGGTGACCGAGCTGGCCGTGATCAAGCAGCGCGGGTACGCGCTCGCCCGCGAGGAGTTCGAGATCGGGGTGGTGAGCTGCTCCGCGCCGGTGAAGGACAGCAGGGGGCGGGTGCTCGCCGCGCTCACGATCTCGGCCCCGAGCCCGCGCCTCGGCGACCGGCTCGACCAGGCCGGCCGGCTCACGGCGAGGTGTGCGGGGGACATCGCGCGGGCACTCCTGCGGGACGGCGCGACGCCTCGCTGA
- a CDS encoding tetratricopeptide repeat protein: MAVAGTLMGGVPVPPVTVGSRHRGETKGRTMTSLEEAGADLIDQGNALWARGHRAEAVQVTRQAVRYLRELAQANPATSHHLATALSNLGSMLVDSGQHEEAIPVLEQSVVFRRIFADKGTEFTADLAISLANLGRAHTHVERLVDAQEALQEAVDTYRALLDQGLTEYRHATAMSLNSLGNARGLVPAATGDFDEAIALLRALDPVENDDIALILAATLASQCGILLHVGDGVRADANSAEAVRLFRRLAEPNPTGVAPYLAKALVVRAEALQQVSRPQDALAAVEEAIAIIRICADANPEGWRDQLARSLRLAATAFHSLGRADEAAAASEEADRLTAQDAALPEESRPEGRTRSLLSRLPWKRSRSR; encoded by the coding sequence GTGGCAGTGGCCGGCACGCTGATGGGAGGGGTCCCGGTGCCTCCGGTCACCGTAGGGTCGAGACACCGTGGCGAGACGAAGGGCAGGACCATGACGTCGCTCGAAGAGGCGGGCGCCGACCTGATCGACCAGGGCAACGCGCTCTGGGCACGCGGTCACCGGGCGGAGGCCGTCCAGGTGACCCGGCAGGCCGTGCGGTACCTGCGCGAGCTCGCCCAGGCGAACCCCGCCACGTCCCACCACCTCGCGACCGCGCTGAGCAACCTCGGCTCCATGCTGGTGGATTCCGGCCAGCACGAGGAGGCGATCCCGGTGCTCGAGCAGTCGGTCGTCTTCCGACGGATCTTCGCCGACAAGGGCACCGAGTTCACCGCCGACCTGGCCATCTCGCTGGCGAACCTCGGCCGCGCACACACCCACGTCGAGCGGCTCGTCGACGCCCAGGAGGCGCTCCAGGAGGCCGTCGACACCTACCGGGCCCTGCTCGACCAGGGGCTGACGGAGTACCGCCACGCCACCGCCATGTCCCTGAACAGCCTGGGCAACGCCCGTGGCCTCGTCCCCGCCGCGACCGGCGACTTCGACGAGGCGATCGCGCTCCTGCGCGCACTCGACCCGGTGGAGAACGACGACATCGCCCTGATTCTCGCCGCGACGCTCGCCAGCCAGTGCGGCATCCTGCTCCATGTCGGCGACGGCGTCCGCGCCGACGCCAACTCCGCGGAGGCGGTGCGGCTCTTCCGCCGGCTCGCCGAGCCCAACCCGACAGGTGTCGCGCCGTACCTCGCCAAGGCACTGGTGGTCAGGGCGGAGGCGCTCCAGCAGGTCTCCCGTCCCCAGGACGCCCTCGCCGCCGTCGAGGAGGCGATCGCGATCATCAGGATCTGTGCCGACGCCAACCCCGAGGGCTGGCGCGACCAGCTCGCCCGGTCGCTCCGGCTGGCCGCCACGGCCTTCCACTCGCTGGGTCGCGCCGACGAGGCAGCGGCCGCGAGCGAGGAGGCGGACCGGCTGACGGCGCAGGACGCGGCCCTCCCCGAGGAGTCGCGTCCCGAGGGCAGGACCCGCTCGTTGCTCTCCCGGCTGCCGTGGAAGCGGTCGAGGAGCCGCTGA
- a CDS encoding methyltransferase domain-containing protein produces MHGERTSLGSSAPRGRVRDVTDQRDARVRPNAGQASGPHRARLAALFDAEIAPHNALFRAAAGVRPHDRVLDVGCGTGESTREAARAAIGGSALGVDLSVPLLDHARRLTEEEGLRNVAYEQADVQVHRFPPGAFDLCISRFGVMFFADPVAAFTNIARALRPGARLVVLVWQERDRNEWSTAVRETLLGGAAAPAPPAGGQHPFSLGDPAVAERVLTAAGFTDVGFTDVHEPVYYGTDEAEAYDFVRGLQDVRDLLDGIDAGAAERARGRLRATLAAHATASGVFFDSRAWIVDAVLPTGEAPGPR; encoded by the coding sequence ATGCACGGCGAGCGTACGAGTCTGGGATCATCGGCGCCGAGAGGGCGGGTGAGGGATGTGACCGACCAGCGGGATGCGCGGGTACGTCCGAACGCCGGCCAGGCGTCCGGCCCGCACCGGGCCAGGCTCGCCGCCCTGTTCGACGCCGAGATCGCTCCGCACAACGCGCTGTTCCGCGCGGCCGCCGGCGTCCGCCCCCACGATCGCGTGCTCGACGTCGGCTGCGGTACGGGCGAGTCCACGCGCGAGGCGGCCCGCGCCGCCATCGGTGGGAGCGCACTGGGGGTAGACCTGTCCGTGCCGCTGCTCGACCATGCCCGCCGGCTCACCGAGGAGGAGGGGCTGCGCAATGTCGCGTACGAGCAGGCCGACGTCCAGGTCCACCGCTTCCCGCCCGGCGCGTTCGACCTGTGCATCAGCCGGTTCGGCGTGATGTTCTTTGCCGACCCGGTCGCCGCGTTCACCAACATCGCGCGTGCCCTGCGGCCGGGAGCGCGGCTCGTGGTCCTGGTCTGGCAGGAGCGCGACCGCAACGAGTGGTCGACCGCGGTCCGCGAGACCCTCCTCGGCGGGGCGGCCGCGCCCGCTCCGCCCGCGGGTGGCCAGCACCCGTTCTCCCTCGGCGACCCGGCCGTCGCGGAGCGCGTCCTGACGGCTGCCGGGTTCACCGATGTCGGGTTCACCGACGTGCACGAGCCCGTCTACTACGGCACCGACGAAGCCGAGGCGTACGACTTCGTGCGCGGCCTGCAGGACGTCAGGGACCTGCTCGACGGCATAGACGCCGGGGCGGCCGAGCGGGCACGAGGGCGGCTGCGCGCCACGCTCGCCGCGCACGCGACCGCGAGCGGGGTGTTCTTCGACTCCCGTGCCTGGATCGTCGACGCCGTGCTGCCGACAGGCGAGGCGCCCGGGCCTCGCTGA